The Vibrio toranzoniae sequence GAGCGTCAAATCGAAGCTCGCCTTGCTGGTCGCGCTCTGTCTGTAGATTGCGTAGACAAGTTTCCTAAAATGGTGGATTACGTGGTACCAACAGGTATTCGTATTGCTGACACTTCTCGTGTTCGTCTTGGCGCACATGTGGGTGAAGGTACAACGGTTATGCACGAAGGTTTCATCAACTTCAATGCGGGTACAACTGGCGTAAGCATGGTTGAAGGTCGTATCTCTGCAGGTGTTGTTGTGGGTAACGGTTCAGACATCGGCGGTGGCGCCTCTATAATGGGTACGCTATCTGGTGGCGGTACTATGGTTATCTCTATCGGCGAAAACTGCCTACTAGGCGCAAACGCGGGTCTTGGCTTCCCAATGGGTGACCGTTGTACGGTTGAGTCTGGTCTTTACGTGACTGCGGGTACTAAGGTTCGTATGCTAGATAAAGAAGGCAACGAAGTCGAAATCATTAAAGCTCGCGACCTAGCTGGCGTTTCTGATCTTCTGTTCCGTCGCAATTCGATCACTGGTCAAATTGAATGTCTAGCGAACAAGTCTGCTGTTGAACTAAACAGCGAGCTACACAGCAACAACTAATCTACGCGCTAGATGCTAGATGCATTTTGTTATAAATCATAAAGCCGCTGGGGTTAAATCCAGCGGCTTTTTTTGATCCTAGCTCTATAAACATCAAGCCTAACAAAAAAGCGCAGACCTTTAGGTCTGCGCTTTTATTAGCTTTTAAAACTCTTAGGTTTAGTGAACCAGATTAACCCACATTCTTACGTGCGTTTTGGAACATACGCATCCAAGCGCCATTCTCGCCCCAACCTTCTGGAGACCAAGAGTTAGCAACTGTACGGAATACACGCTCTGGGTGAGGCATCATGATAGTCACACGGCCATCCGTCGTTGTTAAACCAGTGATAGCGTTTGGCGAACCGTTCGGGTTATTCGGGTATTGCTGCGTTTGGTTACCGTTGTTATCAACGTAACGTAGAGCAACTGTACCTGAGTTTTCAATCGCGTTTAGGTGGTCGTTATCACGCACTTCGACGCGGCCTTCACCGTGAGAAACAGCGATTGGCATACGAGAACCTTCCATGCCATTGAAGAATACAGAATCAGATTTCTGAACTTCAACTAGGCTGAAACGAGCTTCAAAACGCTCAGATTCGTTACGAACGAAACGTGGCCAGTACTCAGCTCCAGGGATAAGTTCACGCAGGTTAGATAACATCTGACAACCGTTACACACACCTAGAGAGAAAGTATCTTCACGCTTGAAGAAGTTTTCAAAGTGGTCACGAGTAGAGTCGTTAAATAGAACCGACTTAGCCCAACCTTCACCTGCACCTAATACGTCACCGTAAGAGAAGCCACCACATGCCACAAGGCCGTTGTATTCTTCTAGTACCGCTTGACCCGTTAGGATGTCGCTCATGTGAATATCAGTTGCTTCGAAGCCTGCACGGTCGAATGCTGCTGCCATTTCAACGTGAGAGTTAACACCCTGCTCACGCAGAATTGCCATCTTAGGCTTAGCGCCTTTATTTATCATAGAACCAGTGATAAATGGTGCGGCGATATCTTCGTTCACATCGAAGCTTAGGATAACATTCAGACCTGGATCTGAGTTGTCTTTCTTCGCTTCGTGCTCTTGGTCAGCACACACTGGGTTATCACGTAAACCTTGCATCTTGTGCGTAGTTTCAGCCCAGATAGTACGTAGCTCAGTACGGTTACGTTCGATAACGACAGTCTCACCTGATTTAATCACTAACTCATCAGAATC is a genomic window containing:
- the dapD gene encoding 2,3,4,5-tetrahydropyridine-2,6-dicarboxylate N-succinyltransferase, with product MAYFSLAFGTATKNRDNKIIEAFFPNPLLNPSDALVAAVGEVAGYTEGNQAIEISAAQSAELAKAFAANDDAANASFAEKAAASEQPLVLVVLATDEKPASVAEGFLKLQLISNRLVQPHGTVLDGIFGLLHNIAWTNEGPIDLPELAERQIEARLAGRALSVDCVDKFPKMVDYVVPTGIRIADTSRVRLGAHVGEGTTVMHEGFINFNAGTTGVSMVEGRISAGVVVGNGSDIGGGASIMGTLSGGGTMVISIGENCLLGANAGLGFPMGDRCTVESGLYVTAGTKVRMLDKEGNEVEIIKARDLAGVSDLLFRRNSITGQIECLANKSAVELNSELHSNN